One genomic window of Gossypium hirsutum isolate 1008001.06 chromosome D11, Gossypium_hirsutum_v2.1, whole genome shotgun sequence includes the following:
- the LOC107912868 gene encoding PH, RCC1 and FYVE domains-containing protein 1 isoform X2, whose protein sequence is MGEGDSLVSLLPFDRHVEQAVLAMKKGAHLLKCGRRGKPKLCPFRLSADEKHLIWYSGQEERQLRLSSVIKIVSGQKTLMQVNFRRQYQPHREQQSLSLIYYANGERSLDLICKDKAQADAWFVGLRAAISRSHSCRSVTALRNCSRGAQSCLSSPAGFIRRKHNLGLVEDRNQFSQVRSLCGSPSLSLSERCFSDGLSYSSDSFYSWESNWSHMQNVTDTLLPTSPYVQPDSARKWEVDYAAPEFRENTSHRFATPTHYSTQIQKNEVLKDVMIWGEEVVGGNICGVQLDGFGIQSGSNADALLPKLLESATMLDVQCISLGARHAALVTKQGEVFCWGDANGGRLGNKINIDISHPKLVESLNGIAVQGVACGEYQTCSLTQSGELYAWGGEVCTSQWLPHKISGPLDGINVLAVSCGEWHTAVVSTTGKLFTYGDGTFGVLGHGNTQSLLQPKEVESLKSLWVKSVACGPWHTAAIAEIMTDRNKLNANGGKLFTWGDGDKGRLGHADRDRKLLPTCVVQLMDHDFVQVCCGGMLTVALTSKGTVYTMGSAVYGQLGNPQAKDKSITVVEGKLKQESVKEISSGSYHVAALTSGGRVYTWGRGSNGQLGLGDTEDRHTPSLVESLRDRQVESIACGSNLTAAICLHKSITVSDQSACRGCKMAFGFARKKHNCYNCGLLFCHACSSKKVVNTSLAPNKSKPCRVCNTCFNHLQKITNSSKVLKPENQVVGQVSTPQSHRGLIDEKDGSKSRLLSLKHSSSYDENQDIERKTSKTKYPELACNIPGATIPRWGQVSCPVAFEAAQAQSKKLAASSPLARNQSPLIDPEGSKKTSLRSKYNILDSVVVENDLPESNEMLNEEVQRLKAEARNLEMQCQIGSQKIEECRQKIEHTWSLAKEEAEKCKAAKDFIKSLALRLHSITEKFPAAREEKSVGIDVQYHSPRTRKEPVSTERHNNVEGEPHLPCLRLESESEVKSATGEGQGDSLCETPIVFSNKSRSMRMQARDRDRDRDRVMQEKQGTVTQMEVEQTAGRSNKDSKLNEWVEQYEAGVYVTFTTLASGHKGLKRVRFSRKRFTDKGAEQWWEENQLKVYQKYGIEEYSHSNQKQ, encoded by the exons ATGGGTGAAGGGGATTCCTTAGTATCACTACTTCCTTTTGACAGACACGTTGAACAG GCAGTTTTGGCAATGAAGAAGGGAGCACATCTTTTGAAGTGTGGAAGAAGAGGGAAGCCTAAACTTTGTCCCTTCAGGCTTTCCGCG GATGAGAAACATTTGATCTGGTATTCAGGACAAGAGGAAAGGCAATTGAGATTGAGCTCTGTTATCAAGATTGTGTCTGGGCAGAAGACT TTAATGCAGGTTAATTTCCGAAGGCAATACCAACCCCACAGGGAGCAACAATCACTTTCCCTTATTTATTATGCTAATGGTGAACGTTCTCTGGATTTG ATATGCAAGGACAAAGCACAGGCTGATGCTTGGTTCGTTGGTCTGAGAGCGGCGATATCGAGATCTCACAGTTGCAGATCGGTCACAGCTTTGAGGAACTGCAGTAGAGGGGCGCAAAGTTGCCTAAGCAGTCCTGCTGGTTTTATTCGAAGAAAGCACAATCTAGGACTTGTGGAGGACCGGAATCAATTTTCTCAg GTGCGAAGCTTATGCGGAAGTCCTTCACTGTCACTTTCCGAGAGGTGTTTTTCTGATGGCTTGTCATACTCTTCCGATAGCTTTTATTCTTGGGAATCAAATTGGTCACATATGCAAAACGTTACGGATACCTTATTGCCGACTTCACCATATGTTCAACCAGACAGTGCCAGGAAGTGGGAAGTCGATTATGCGGCTCCTGAATTTCGAGAGAATACCTCTCACAGGTTTGCAACACCTACTCATTACTCTACACAAATACAAAAGAATGAAGTTCTGAAGGATGTAATGATATGGGGTGAAGAGGTAGTTGGAGGAAACATTTGTGGTGTTCAGTTGGATGGTTTTGGTATTCAAAGCGGGTCGAATGCGGATGCTTTGTTGCCTAAATTGTTAGAATCTGCAACAATGCTGGATGTGCAGTGCATATCTCTAGGAGCAAGGCATGCTGCTTTAGTTACGAAACAAGGGGAAGTCTTTTGCTGGGGTGATGCAAATGGTGGAAGGCTCGGGAACAAGATTAACATTGATATCAGCCATCCAAAGCTTGTTGAATCCCTCAACGGGATTGCCGTGCAAGGTGTTGCTTGTGGTGAGTATCAAACATGTTCCTTGACACAATCCGGCGAACTGTATGCTTGGGGTGGCGAAGTGTGTACAAGCCAATGGTTGCCACACAAGATTTCCGGTCCATTGGATGGTATAAATGTGCTTGCTGTTTCCTGTGGAGAGTGGCATACAGCAGTTGTCTCTACTACAGGGAAATTATTTACATACGGAGATGGAACGTTTGGAGTTCTTGGGCATGGGAACACACAAAGTTTGTTGCAGCCAAAAGAAGTCGAGTCTCTTAAGAGTTTGTGGGTAAAATCCGTTGCTTGCGGACCATGGCACACAGCTGCCATTGCTGAAATCATGACAGATCGAAACAAGCTTAATGCTAATGGTGGAAAATTATTCACATGGGGAGATGGCGATAAAGGCAGGCTCGGGCATGCCGATAGGGACCGAAAGCTTTTACCAACGTGTGTTGTGCAGCTTATGGATCATGATTTTGTACAAGTTTGCTGTGGCGGAATGCTGACTGTTGCACTCACTAGTAAAGGCACAGTTTACACAATGGGAAGTGCGGTATATGGACAGCTAGGGAACCCACAAGCCAAGGATAAATCCATTACTGTTGTAGAAGGGAAGCTTAAACAAGAATCCGTGAAGGAGATCTCTTCAGGTTCATATCATGTTGCTGCCTTGACATCAGGAGGAAGAGTATACACATGGGGGAGAGGTAGTAACGGACAGTTAGGACTAGGCGATACAGAAGATCGACATACACCGAGTTTAGTAGAGTCGTTGAGAGACCGGCAGGTTGAAAGCATAGCTTGTGGCTCAAACTTAACAGCAGCGATCTGTTTACATAAATCGATCACTGTTAGTGATCAGTCGGCTTGTAGAGGATGCAAAATGGCGTTCGGGTTTGCAAGGAAGAAGCATAACTGTTACAATTGTGGTCTCCTGTTTTGTCATGCATGTAGTAGCAAGAAGGTTGTGAACACATCGTTAGCACCAAATAAAAGCAAGCCTTGTCGCGTTTGTAATACATGCTTCAATCATCTACAAAAGATCACAAACTCAAGCAAGGTTTTAAAGCCGGAAAATCAAGTGGTAGGTCAAGTATCGACGCCTCAGTCTCACAGAGGTTTGATTGATGAGAAAGATGGTTCAAAGAGCCGATTGCTTTCGCTTAAGCATTCATCAAGTTATGATGAAAACCAAGATATTGAAAGGAAGACCTCAAAGACCAAATATCCAGAACTTGCTTGTAATATTCCAGGAGCAACAATACCACGATGGGGCCAAGTATCTTGCCCTGTTGCTTTTGAAGCAGCTCAGGCTCAGAGTAAAAAATTAGCAGCTAGCTCTCCTCTGGCCCGGAATCAGTCCCCTTTAATTGACCCAGAAGGCTCGAAAAAGACATCTTTGCGATCAAAATATAATATTCTCGATTCCGTAGTTGTGGAGAACGATTTACCTGAATCAAATGAGATGCTTAATGAAGAAGTTCAGAGGCTGAAAGCTGAG GCTAGAAACCTTGAAATGCAATGCCAAATTGGAAGCCAAAAGATTGAAGAATGCCGACAGAAAATCGAGCACACATGGTCTTTGGCAAAGGAAGAAGCTGAAAAATGTAAAGCAGCCAAGGATTTCATAAAATCTTTGGCATTAAGG CTTCACTCAATAACAGAGAAATTTCCTGCAGCAAGGGAAGAGAAATCAGTAGGAATTGATGTTCAATATCATTCTCCTAGAACTAGAAAGGAGCCTGTAAGCACTGAGAGGCATAATAATGTTGAGGGTGAGCCACATTTACCTTGTTTGCGGTTGGAGTCTGAGAGCGAAGTTAAATCAGCAACTGGGGAGGGACAAGGAGACAGTCTCTGCGAAACTCCTATCGTGTTCTCTAATAAATCGAGATCGATGCGAATGCAAGCGAGAGACAGAGACAGAGACAGAGACAGGGTGATGCAAGAAAAGCAAGGGACGGTGACACAAATGGAGGTGGAGCAAACTGCAGGGAGAAGTAATAAAGATTCCAAATTAAATGAATGGGTAGAACAATATGAAGCTGGGGTGTATGTTACCTTTACTACTTTGGCAAGTGGCCACAAGGGGCTAAAGCGAGTAAGGTTCAG TCGGAAGCGATTCACAGATAAGGGAGCAGAGCAATGGTGGGAGGAGAACCAGCTGAAGGTTTAtcaaaaatatggaattgaagaatacTCGCATTCAAACCAAAAGCAATAG
- the LOC107912868 gene encoding PH, RCC1 and FYVE domains-containing protein 1 isoform X3: MGEGDSLVSLLPFDRHVEQAVLAMKKGAHLLKCGRRGKPKLCPFRLSADEKHLIWYSGQEERQLRLSSVIKIVSGQKTVNFRRQYQPHREQQSLSLIYYANGERSLDLICKDKAQADAWFVGLRAAISRSHSCRSVTALRNCSRGAQSCLSSPAGFIRRKHNLGLVEDRNQFSQVRSLCGSPSLSLSERCFSDGLSYSSDSFYSWESNWSHMQNVTDTLLPTSPYVQPDSARKWEVDYAAPEFRENTSHRFATPTHYSTQIQKNEVLKDVMIWGEEVVGGNICGVQLDGFGIQSGSNADALLPKLLESATMLDVQCISLGARHAALVTKQGEVFCWGDANGGRLGNKINIDISHPKLVESLNGIAVQGVACGEYQTCSLTQSGELYAWGGEVCTSQWLPHKISGPLDGINVLAVSCGEWHTAVVSTTGKLFTYGDGTFGVLGHGNTQSLLQPKEVESLKSLWVKSVACGPWHTAAIAEIMTDRNKLNANGGKLFTWGDGDKGRLGHADRDRKLLPTCVVQLMDHDFVQVCCGGMLTVALTSKGTVYTMGSAVYGQLGNPQAKDKSITVVEGKLKQESVKEISSGSYHVAALTSGGRVYTWGRGSNGQLGLGDTEDRHTPSLVESLRDRQVESIACGSNLTAAICLHKSITVSDQSACRGCKMAFGFARKKHNCYNCGLLFCHACSSKKVVNTSLAPNKSKPCRVCNTCFNHLQKITNSSKVLKPENQVVGQVSTPQSHRGLIDEKDGSKSRLLSLKHSSSYDENQDIERKTSKTKYPELACNIPGATIPRWGQVSCPVAFEAAQAQSKKLAASSPLARNQSPLIDPEGSKKTSLRSKYNILDSVVVENDLPESNEMLNEEVQRLKAEARNLEMQCQIGSQKIEECRQKIEHTWSLAKEEAEKCKAAKDFIKSLALRQLHSITEKFPAAREEKSVGIDVQYHSPRTRKEPVSTERHNNVEGEPHLPCLRLESESEVKSATGEGQGDSLCETPIVFSNKSRSMRMQARDRDRDRDRVMQEKQGTVTQMEVEQTAGRSNKDSKLNEWVEQYEAGVYVTFTTLASGHKGLKRVRFSRKRFTDKGAEQWWEENQLKVYQKYGIEEYSHSNQKQ, from the exons ATGGGTGAAGGGGATTCCTTAGTATCACTACTTCCTTTTGACAGACACGTTGAACAG GCAGTTTTGGCAATGAAGAAGGGAGCACATCTTTTGAAGTGTGGAAGAAGAGGGAAGCCTAAACTTTGTCCCTTCAGGCTTTCCGCG GATGAGAAACATTTGATCTGGTATTCAGGACAAGAGGAAAGGCAATTGAGATTGAGCTCTGTTATCAAGATTGTGTCTGGGCAGAAGACT GTTAATTTCCGAAGGCAATACCAACCCCACAGGGAGCAACAATCACTTTCCCTTATTTATTATGCTAATGGTGAACGTTCTCTGGATTTG ATATGCAAGGACAAAGCACAGGCTGATGCTTGGTTCGTTGGTCTGAGAGCGGCGATATCGAGATCTCACAGTTGCAGATCGGTCACAGCTTTGAGGAACTGCAGTAGAGGGGCGCAAAGTTGCCTAAGCAGTCCTGCTGGTTTTATTCGAAGAAAGCACAATCTAGGACTTGTGGAGGACCGGAATCAATTTTCTCAg GTGCGAAGCTTATGCGGAAGTCCTTCACTGTCACTTTCCGAGAGGTGTTTTTCTGATGGCTTGTCATACTCTTCCGATAGCTTTTATTCTTGGGAATCAAATTGGTCACATATGCAAAACGTTACGGATACCTTATTGCCGACTTCACCATATGTTCAACCAGACAGTGCCAGGAAGTGGGAAGTCGATTATGCGGCTCCTGAATTTCGAGAGAATACCTCTCACAGGTTTGCAACACCTACTCATTACTCTACACAAATACAAAAGAATGAAGTTCTGAAGGATGTAATGATATGGGGTGAAGAGGTAGTTGGAGGAAACATTTGTGGTGTTCAGTTGGATGGTTTTGGTATTCAAAGCGGGTCGAATGCGGATGCTTTGTTGCCTAAATTGTTAGAATCTGCAACAATGCTGGATGTGCAGTGCATATCTCTAGGAGCAAGGCATGCTGCTTTAGTTACGAAACAAGGGGAAGTCTTTTGCTGGGGTGATGCAAATGGTGGAAGGCTCGGGAACAAGATTAACATTGATATCAGCCATCCAAAGCTTGTTGAATCCCTCAACGGGATTGCCGTGCAAGGTGTTGCTTGTGGTGAGTATCAAACATGTTCCTTGACACAATCCGGCGAACTGTATGCTTGGGGTGGCGAAGTGTGTACAAGCCAATGGTTGCCACACAAGATTTCCGGTCCATTGGATGGTATAAATGTGCTTGCTGTTTCCTGTGGAGAGTGGCATACAGCAGTTGTCTCTACTACAGGGAAATTATTTACATACGGAGATGGAACGTTTGGAGTTCTTGGGCATGGGAACACACAAAGTTTGTTGCAGCCAAAAGAAGTCGAGTCTCTTAAGAGTTTGTGGGTAAAATCCGTTGCTTGCGGACCATGGCACACAGCTGCCATTGCTGAAATCATGACAGATCGAAACAAGCTTAATGCTAATGGTGGAAAATTATTCACATGGGGAGATGGCGATAAAGGCAGGCTCGGGCATGCCGATAGGGACCGAAAGCTTTTACCAACGTGTGTTGTGCAGCTTATGGATCATGATTTTGTACAAGTTTGCTGTGGCGGAATGCTGACTGTTGCACTCACTAGTAAAGGCACAGTTTACACAATGGGAAGTGCGGTATATGGACAGCTAGGGAACCCACAAGCCAAGGATAAATCCATTACTGTTGTAGAAGGGAAGCTTAAACAAGAATCCGTGAAGGAGATCTCTTCAGGTTCATATCATGTTGCTGCCTTGACATCAGGAGGAAGAGTATACACATGGGGGAGAGGTAGTAACGGACAGTTAGGACTAGGCGATACAGAAGATCGACATACACCGAGTTTAGTAGAGTCGTTGAGAGACCGGCAGGTTGAAAGCATAGCTTGTGGCTCAAACTTAACAGCAGCGATCTGTTTACATAAATCGATCACTGTTAGTGATCAGTCGGCTTGTAGAGGATGCAAAATGGCGTTCGGGTTTGCAAGGAAGAAGCATAACTGTTACAATTGTGGTCTCCTGTTTTGTCATGCATGTAGTAGCAAGAAGGTTGTGAACACATCGTTAGCACCAAATAAAAGCAAGCCTTGTCGCGTTTGTAATACATGCTTCAATCATCTACAAAAGATCACAAACTCAAGCAAGGTTTTAAAGCCGGAAAATCAAGTGGTAGGTCAAGTATCGACGCCTCAGTCTCACAGAGGTTTGATTGATGAGAAAGATGGTTCAAAGAGCCGATTGCTTTCGCTTAAGCATTCATCAAGTTATGATGAAAACCAAGATATTGAAAGGAAGACCTCAAAGACCAAATATCCAGAACTTGCTTGTAATATTCCAGGAGCAACAATACCACGATGGGGCCAAGTATCTTGCCCTGTTGCTTTTGAAGCAGCTCAGGCTCAGAGTAAAAAATTAGCAGCTAGCTCTCCTCTGGCCCGGAATCAGTCCCCTTTAATTGACCCAGAAGGCTCGAAAAAGACATCTTTGCGATCAAAATATAATATTCTCGATTCCGTAGTTGTGGAGAACGATTTACCTGAATCAAATGAGATGCTTAATGAAGAAGTTCAGAGGCTGAAAGCTGAG GCTAGAAACCTTGAAATGCAATGCCAAATTGGAAGCCAAAAGATTGAAGAATGCCGACAGAAAATCGAGCACACATGGTCTTTGGCAAAGGAAGAAGCTGAAAAATGTAAAGCAGCCAAGGATTTCATAAAATCTTTGGCATTAAGG CAGCTTCACTCAATAACAGAGAAATTTCCTGCAGCAAGGGAAGAGAAATCAGTAGGAATTGATGTTCAATATCATTCTCCTAGAACTAGAAAGGAGCCTGTAAGCACTGAGAGGCATAATAATGTTGAGGGTGAGCCACATTTACCTTGTTTGCGGTTGGAGTCTGAGAGCGAAGTTAAATCAGCAACTGGGGAGGGACAAGGAGACAGTCTCTGCGAAACTCCTATCGTGTTCTCTAATAAATCGAGATCGATGCGAATGCAAGCGAGAGACAGAGACAGAGACAGAGACAGGGTGATGCAAGAAAAGCAAGGGACGGTGACACAAATGGAGGTGGAGCAAACTGCAGGGAGAAGTAATAAAGATTCCAAATTAAATGAATGGGTAGAACAATATGAAGCTGGGGTGTATGTTACCTTTACTACTTTGGCAAGTGGCCACAAGGGGCTAAAGCGAGTAAGGTTCAG TCGGAAGCGATTCACAGATAAGGGAGCAGAGCAATGGTGGGAGGAGAACCAGCTGAAGGTTTAtcaaaaatatggaattgaagaatacTCGCATTCAAACCAAAAGCAATAG
- the LOC107912868 gene encoding PH, RCC1 and FYVE domains-containing protein 1 isoform X1: protein MGEGDSLVSLLPFDRHVEQAVLAMKKGAHLLKCGRRGKPKLCPFRLSADEKHLIWYSGQEERQLRLSSVIKIVSGQKTLMQVNFRRQYQPHREQQSLSLIYYANGERSLDLICKDKAQADAWFVGLRAAISRSHSCRSVTALRNCSRGAQSCLSSPAGFIRRKHNLGLVEDRNQFSQVRSLCGSPSLSLSERCFSDGLSYSSDSFYSWESNWSHMQNVTDTLLPTSPYVQPDSARKWEVDYAAPEFRENTSHRFATPTHYSTQIQKNEVLKDVMIWGEEVVGGNICGVQLDGFGIQSGSNADALLPKLLESATMLDVQCISLGARHAALVTKQGEVFCWGDANGGRLGNKINIDISHPKLVESLNGIAVQGVACGEYQTCSLTQSGELYAWGGEVCTSQWLPHKISGPLDGINVLAVSCGEWHTAVVSTTGKLFTYGDGTFGVLGHGNTQSLLQPKEVESLKSLWVKSVACGPWHTAAIAEIMTDRNKLNANGGKLFTWGDGDKGRLGHADRDRKLLPTCVVQLMDHDFVQVCCGGMLTVALTSKGTVYTMGSAVYGQLGNPQAKDKSITVVEGKLKQESVKEISSGSYHVAALTSGGRVYTWGRGSNGQLGLGDTEDRHTPSLVESLRDRQVESIACGSNLTAAICLHKSITVSDQSACRGCKMAFGFARKKHNCYNCGLLFCHACSSKKVVNTSLAPNKSKPCRVCNTCFNHLQKITNSSKVLKPENQVVGQVSTPQSHRGLIDEKDGSKSRLLSLKHSSSYDENQDIERKTSKTKYPELACNIPGATIPRWGQVSCPVAFEAAQAQSKKLAASSPLARNQSPLIDPEGSKKTSLRSKYNILDSVVVENDLPESNEMLNEEVQRLKAEARNLEMQCQIGSQKIEECRQKIEHTWSLAKEEAEKCKAAKDFIKSLALRQLHSITEKFPAAREEKSVGIDVQYHSPRTRKEPVSTERHNNVEGEPHLPCLRLESESEVKSATGEGQGDSLCETPIVFSNKSRSMRMQARDRDRDRDRVMQEKQGTVTQMEVEQTAGRSNKDSKLNEWVEQYEAGVYVTFTTLASGHKGLKRVRFSRKRFTDKGAEQWWEENQLKVYQKYGIEEYSHSNQKQ from the exons ATGGGTGAAGGGGATTCCTTAGTATCACTACTTCCTTTTGACAGACACGTTGAACAG GCAGTTTTGGCAATGAAGAAGGGAGCACATCTTTTGAAGTGTGGAAGAAGAGGGAAGCCTAAACTTTGTCCCTTCAGGCTTTCCGCG GATGAGAAACATTTGATCTGGTATTCAGGACAAGAGGAAAGGCAATTGAGATTGAGCTCTGTTATCAAGATTGTGTCTGGGCAGAAGACT TTAATGCAGGTTAATTTCCGAAGGCAATACCAACCCCACAGGGAGCAACAATCACTTTCCCTTATTTATTATGCTAATGGTGAACGTTCTCTGGATTTG ATATGCAAGGACAAAGCACAGGCTGATGCTTGGTTCGTTGGTCTGAGAGCGGCGATATCGAGATCTCACAGTTGCAGATCGGTCACAGCTTTGAGGAACTGCAGTAGAGGGGCGCAAAGTTGCCTAAGCAGTCCTGCTGGTTTTATTCGAAGAAAGCACAATCTAGGACTTGTGGAGGACCGGAATCAATTTTCTCAg GTGCGAAGCTTATGCGGAAGTCCTTCACTGTCACTTTCCGAGAGGTGTTTTTCTGATGGCTTGTCATACTCTTCCGATAGCTTTTATTCTTGGGAATCAAATTGGTCACATATGCAAAACGTTACGGATACCTTATTGCCGACTTCACCATATGTTCAACCAGACAGTGCCAGGAAGTGGGAAGTCGATTATGCGGCTCCTGAATTTCGAGAGAATACCTCTCACAGGTTTGCAACACCTACTCATTACTCTACACAAATACAAAAGAATGAAGTTCTGAAGGATGTAATGATATGGGGTGAAGAGGTAGTTGGAGGAAACATTTGTGGTGTTCAGTTGGATGGTTTTGGTATTCAAAGCGGGTCGAATGCGGATGCTTTGTTGCCTAAATTGTTAGAATCTGCAACAATGCTGGATGTGCAGTGCATATCTCTAGGAGCAAGGCATGCTGCTTTAGTTACGAAACAAGGGGAAGTCTTTTGCTGGGGTGATGCAAATGGTGGAAGGCTCGGGAACAAGATTAACATTGATATCAGCCATCCAAAGCTTGTTGAATCCCTCAACGGGATTGCCGTGCAAGGTGTTGCTTGTGGTGAGTATCAAACATGTTCCTTGACACAATCCGGCGAACTGTATGCTTGGGGTGGCGAAGTGTGTACAAGCCAATGGTTGCCACACAAGATTTCCGGTCCATTGGATGGTATAAATGTGCTTGCTGTTTCCTGTGGAGAGTGGCATACAGCAGTTGTCTCTACTACAGGGAAATTATTTACATACGGAGATGGAACGTTTGGAGTTCTTGGGCATGGGAACACACAAAGTTTGTTGCAGCCAAAAGAAGTCGAGTCTCTTAAGAGTTTGTGGGTAAAATCCGTTGCTTGCGGACCATGGCACACAGCTGCCATTGCTGAAATCATGACAGATCGAAACAAGCTTAATGCTAATGGTGGAAAATTATTCACATGGGGAGATGGCGATAAAGGCAGGCTCGGGCATGCCGATAGGGACCGAAAGCTTTTACCAACGTGTGTTGTGCAGCTTATGGATCATGATTTTGTACAAGTTTGCTGTGGCGGAATGCTGACTGTTGCACTCACTAGTAAAGGCACAGTTTACACAATGGGAAGTGCGGTATATGGACAGCTAGGGAACCCACAAGCCAAGGATAAATCCATTACTGTTGTAGAAGGGAAGCTTAAACAAGAATCCGTGAAGGAGATCTCTTCAGGTTCATATCATGTTGCTGCCTTGACATCAGGAGGAAGAGTATACACATGGGGGAGAGGTAGTAACGGACAGTTAGGACTAGGCGATACAGAAGATCGACATACACCGAGTTTAGTAGAGTCGTTGAGAGACCGGCAGGTTGAAAGCATAGCTTGTGGCTCAAACTTAACAGCAGCGATCTGTTTACATAAATCGATCACTGTTAGTGATCAGTCGGCTTGTAGAGGATGCAAAATGGCGTTCGGGTTTGCAAGGAAGAAGCATAACTGTTACAATTGTGGTCTCCTGTTTTGTCATGCATGTAGTAGCAAGAAGGTTGTGAACACATCGTTAGCACCAAATAAAAGCAAGCCTTGTCGCGTTTGTAATACATGCTTCAATCATCTACAAAAGATCACAAACTCAAGCAAGGTTTTAAAGCCGGAAAATCAAGTGGTAGGTCAAGTATCGACGCCTCAGTCTCACAGAGGTTTGATTGATGAGAAAGATGGTTCAAAGAGCCGATTGCTTTCGCTTAAGCATTCATCAAGTTATGATGAAAACCAAGATATTGAAAGGAAGACCTCAAAGACCAAATATCCAGAACTTGCTTGTAATATTCCAGGAGCAACAATACCACGATGGGGCCAAGTATCTTGCCCTGTTGCTTTTGAAGCAGCTCAGGCTCAGAGTAAAAAATTAGCAGCTAGCTCTCCTCTGGCCCGGAATCAGTCCCCTTTAATTGACCCAGAAGGCTCGAAAAAGACATCTTTGCGATCAAAATATAATATTCTCGATTCCGTAGTTGTGGAGAACGATTTACCTGAATCAAATGAGATGCTTAATGAAGAAGTTCAGAGGCTGAAAGCTGAG GCTAGAAACCTTGAAATGCAATGCCAAATTGGAAGCCAAAAGATTGAAGAATGCCGACAGAAAATCGAGCACACATGGTCTTTGGCAAAGGAAGAAGCTGAAAAATGTAAAGCAGCCAAGGATTTCATAAAATCTTTGGCATTAAGG CAGCTTCACTCAATAACAGAGAAATTTCCTGCAGCAAGGGAAGAGAAATCAGTAGGAATTGATGTTCAATATCATTCTCCTAGAACTAGAAAGGAGCCTGTAAGCACTGAGAGGCATAATAATGTTGAGGGTGAGCCACATTTACCTTGTTTGCGGTTGGAGTCTGAGAGCGAAGTTAAATCAGCAACTGGGGAGGGACAAGGAGACAGTCTCTGCGAAACTCCTATCGTGTTCTCTAATAAATCGAGATCGATGCGAATGCAAGCGAGAGACAGAGACAGAGACAGAGACAGGGTGATGCAAGAAAAGCAAGGGACGGTGACACAAATGGAGGTGGAGCAAACTGCAGGGAGAAGTAATAAAGATTCCAAATTAAATGAATGGGTAGAACAATATGAAGCTGGGGTGTATGTTACCTTTACTACTTTGGCAAGTGGCCACAAGGGGCTAAAGCGAGTAAGGTTCAG TCGGAAGCGATTCACAGATAAGGGAGCAGAGCAATGGTGGGAGGAGAACCAGCTGAAGGTTTAtcaaaaatatggaattgaagaatacTCGCATTCAAACCAAAAGCAATAG